Proteins co-encoded in one Nicotiana sylvestris chromosome 7, ASM39365v2, whole genome shotgun sequence genomic window:
- the LOC104238195 gene encoding uncharacterized protein isoform X1: protein MEEEVKNTQRHNIFYTRCLILDRMCTLVVDGASCDNLVSATLVKELKVETFNHPRPCKLQWLNTCGELKVNKVVKIPFMIGDYKDEVICGVVPLHACRIILGRPWLCDRDVLHQGGKNHYSLKWKGKLVTLEPLEPSQVLKEQMSSRTSLKNAKRKSKDERQKKERSEGEKSDNSRVEKGENVWSEVSELSQEKSEELDKKMREKKVEKQKEIEDFPYSNATNLSSFSSCFVSCVGNFGEEPSSNIQPTLKSLKEDQSIFSRELMEFIEQIQGKENTLEVLQGKIAYPSTLDTLVDCGDTLSLKDTYDIDEFDNSLSCDEKNNCGLQLAKSSC, encoded by the coding sequence ATGGAGGAAGAAGTGAAAAATACACAAAGACATAATATTTTTTACACTAGATGTTTGATTTTGGATCGGATGTGCACTTTGGTAGTTGATGGAGCAAGTTGTGACAATTTGGTGAGTGCTACCTTAGTGAAAGAGTTAAAGGTGGAAACTTTCAATCATCCTAGACCTTGTAAGTTGCAATGGTTGAATACTTGTGGCGAACTTAAAGTGAACAAAGTAGTGAAGATTCCTTTCATGATTGGGGATTACAAGGATGAAGTAATTTGTGGGGTTGTGCCATTACATGCTTGCCGTATCATCCTTGGGCGACCTTGGTTGTGTGATAGAGATGTTTTGCATCAAGGAGGGAAGAATCACTATTCTCTTAAGTGGAAAGGCAAGTTGGTGACACTTGAACCATTGGAACCAAGTCAAGTCTTGAAAGAACAAATGAGTTCGAGAACATCCTTGAAAAATGCAAAGAGAAAAAGTAAGGATGAGAGACAAAAGAAAGAGAGAAGTGAGGGAGAGAAAAGTGACAACTCTAGAGTGGAAAAAGGAGAGAATGTATGGAGTGAAGTGAGTGAGTTGTCACAAGAAAAGAGTGAAGAGCTTGACAAGAAAATGAGAGAAAAGAAAgtggaaaaacaaaaagagatcGAGGATTTTCCTTATTCTAATGCTACTAATCTTTCTTCTTTCTCTAGTTGTTTTGTATCTTGTGTAGGGAATTTTGGAGAGGAGCCATCAAGTAACATTCAACCTACTTTGAAGAGCTTGAAAGAAGATCAATCTATCTTTTCAAGAGAACTTATGGAATTTATTGAGCAAATTCAAGGTAAAGAGAATACTTTAGAAGTGCTTCAAGGTAAAATAGCTTATCCTTCTACTCTTGATACTTTAGTTGATTGTGGTGACACTTTGAGTTTGAAAGATACCTATGATATTGATGAGTTTGATAATTCTTTATCTTGTGATGAGAAAAATAATTGTGGCTTGCAACTAGCTAAGAGTTCTTGTTGA
- the LOC104238195 gene encoding uncharacterized protein isoform X3, with the protein MEEEVKNTQRHNIFYTRCLILDRMCTLVVDGASCDNLVSATLVKELKVETFNHPRPCKLQWLNTCGELKVNKVVKIPFMIGDYKDEVICGVVPLHACRIILGRPWLCDRDVLHQGGKNHYSLKWKGKLVTLEPLEPSQVLKEQMSSRTSLKNAKRKSKDERQKKERSEGEKSDNSRVEKGENVWSEVSELSQEKSEELDKKMREKKVEKQKEIEDFPYSNATNLSSFSSCFVSCVGNFGEEPSSNIQPTLKSLKEDQSIFSRELMEFIEQIQDPGSRASE; encoded by the exons ATGGAGGAAGAAGTGAAAAATACACAAAGACATAATATTTTTTACACTAGATGTTTGATTTTGGATCGGATGTGCACTTTGGTAGTTGATGGAGCAAGTTGTGACAATTTGGTGAGTGCTACCTTAGTGAAAGAGTTAAAGGTGGAAACTTTCAATCATCCTAGACCTTGTAAGTTGCAATGGTTGAATACTTGTGGCGAACTTAAAGTGAACAAAGTAGTGAAGATTCCTTTCATGATTGGGGATTACAAGGATGAAGTAATTTGTGGGGTTGTGCCATTACATGCTTGCCGTATCATCCTTGGGCGACCTTGGTTGTGTGATAGAGATGTTTTGCATCAAGGAGGGAAGAATCACTATTCTCTTAAGTGGAAAGGCAAGTTGGTGACACTTGAACCATTGGAACCAAGTCAAGTCTTGAAAGAACAAATGAGTTCGAGAACATCCTTGAAAAATGCAAAGAGAAAAAGTAAGGATGAGAGACAAAAGAAAGAGAGAAGTGAGGGAGAGAAAAGTGACAACTCTAGAGTGGAAAAAGGAGAGAATGTATGGAGTGAAGTGAGTGAGTTGTCACAAGAAAAGAGTGAAGAGCTTGACAAGAAAATGAGAGAAAAGAAAgtggaaaaacaaaaagagatcGAGGATTTTCCTTATTCTAATGCTACTAATCTTTCTTCTTTCTCTAGTTGTTTTGTATCTTGTGTAGGGAATTTTGGAGAGGAGCCATCAAGTAACATTCAACCTACTTTGAAGAGCTTGAAAGAAGATCAATCTATCTTTTCAAGAGAACTTATGGAATTTATTGAGCAAATTCAAG atccaggttcccgagcatcagagtga
- the LOC104238195 gene encoding uncharacterized protein isoform X2, producing MEEEVKNTQRHNIFYTRCLILDRMCTLVVDGASCDNLVSATLVKELKVETFNHPRPCKLQWLNTCGELKVNKVVKIPFMIGDYKDEVICGVVPLHACRIILGRPWLCDRDVLHQGGKNHYSLKWKGKLVTLEPLEPSQVLKEQMSSRTSLKNAKRKSKDERQKKERSEGEKSDNSRVEKGENVWSEVSELSQEKSEELDKKMREKKVEKQKEIEDFPYSNATNLSSFSSCFVSCVGNFGEEPSSNIQPTLKSLKEDQSIFSRELMEFIEQIQGKENTLEVLQDPGSRASE from the exons ATGGAGGAAGAAGTGAAAAATACACAAAGACATAATATTTTTTACACTAGATGTTTGATTTTGGATCGGATGTGCACTTTGGTAGTTGATGGAGCAAGTTGTGACAATTTGGTGAGTGCTACCTTAGTGAAAGAGTTAAAGGTGGAAACTTTCAATCATCCTAGACCTTGTAAGTTGCAATGGTTGAATACTTGTGGCGAACTTAAAGTGAACAAAGTAGTGAAGATTCCTTTCATGATTGGGGATTACAAGGATGAAGTAATTTGTGGGGTTGTGCCATTACATGCTTGCCGTATCATCCTTGGGCGACCTTGGTTGTGTGATAGAGATGTTTTGCATCAAGGAGGGAAGAATCACTATTCTCTTAAGTGGAAAGGCAAGTTGGTGACACTTGAACCATTGGAACCAAGTCAAGTCTTGAAAGAACAAATGAGTTCGAGAACATCCTTGAAAAATGCAAAGAGAAAAAGTAAGGATGAGAGACAAAAGAAAGAGAGAAGTGAGGGAGAGAAAAGTGACAACTCTAGAGTGGAAAAAGGAGAGAATGTATGGAGTGAAGTGAGTGAGTTGTCACAAGAAAAGAGTGAAGAGCTTGACAAGAAAATGAGAGAAAAGAAAgtggaaaaacaaaaagagatcGAGGATTTTCCTTATTCTAATGCTACTAATCTTTCTTCTTTCTCTAGTTGTTTTGTATCTTGTGTAGGGAATTTTGGAGAGGAGCCATCAAGTAACATTCAACCTACTTTGAAGAGCTTGAAAGAAGATCAATCTATCTTTTCAAGAGAACTTATGGAATTTATTGAGCAAATTCAAGGTAAAGAGAATACTTTAGAAGTGCTTCAAG atccaggttcccgagcatcagagtga